The Algoriphagus sanaruensis genome window below encodes:
- a CDS encoding aminopeptidase P family protein yields the protein MKYQPLPKELYIRNRAKLAAKLAPQSVAVFNANDIMPTNADGTMKFRQNNDLFYLCGIDQEETILLIAPDCPNPAWREVLFLRETNEHIAIWEGHKYTKDEAYQASGIVNIQWLSAFETIFNSVVNLSERIYLNTNEHLRAGVVVETRDARFIKMCKEKYPLHEFERAAPIMHELRGVKEPEEISQMQIACDITEKGFRRILNFVKPGVTEYEIEAEFLHEFVRNRSKGFAYEPIIASGPSACVLHYIENNKACKDGELLLLDVAAEYGNYNADMTRTIPVSGRFTPRQRAVYDAVLRVERQAASMLRPGITIQDYHREVGLIMQSELVGLGLINQTDIKNQDPNWPAYKKYFMHGTSHHLGLDVHDVGTMHFPIKEGMVFTVEPGIYIPEEGFGVRLENNIVVQKDGYFDLMGNIPIEAEEIEDLMNR from the coding sequence ATGAAATACCAACCTCTTCCTAAAGAACTTTATATCCGAAACCGAGCCAAGTTGGCTGCAAAATTAGCTCCTCAATCTGTTGCTGTTTTCAACGCAAATGACATCATGCCCACCAATGCGGATGGTACGATGAAATTTCGCCAAAACAACGATCTTTTCTATTTGTGTGGGATAGATCAGGAAGAGACCATTTTATTGATCGCCCCTGATTGTCCAAATCCAGCGTGGAGAGAAGTCCTTTTTCTCCGCGAAACCAACGAACATATTGCGATTTGGGAAGGACACAAGTATACCAAAGATGAAGCGTATCAGGCCTCAGGAATTGTAAATATCCAGTGGCTTTCTGCTTTTGAGACTATTTTTAATTCTGTCGTAAATCTTTCAGAGCGAATCTATCTAAATACCAATGAGCACCTTCGTGCTGGCGTGGTAGTCGAAACTCGCGATGCACGATTTATCAAAATGTGCAAGGAAAAATACCCGCTTCATGAATTTGAGAGAGCTGCTCCAATCATGCACGAACTCAGAGGAGTAAAGGAGCCCGAGGAAATTAGTCAAATGCAAATCGCATGCGACATCACTGAAAAAGGCTTTAGACGAATCTTGAACTTTGTCAAACCTGGAGTGACTGAATATGAGATTGAGGCTGAGTTTTTACATGAATTTGTACGGAATCGGAGTAAGGGATTTGCATATGAACCAATCATTGCATCTGGTCCATCTGCTTGTGTTCTTCATTATATTGAAAACAATAAAGCGTGTAAAGACGGGGAATTATTACTACTTGATGTGGCTGCGGAATATGGTAATTATAATGCAGATATGACCCGAACCATCCCGGTCAGTGGGAGATTTACACCCCGGCAGCGTGCTGTCTATGATGCTGTTCTTCGAGTTGAAAGACAAGCCGCATCCATGTTGAGACCGGGAATAACAATCCAAGATTACCACCGAGAAGTGGGGTTAATTATGCAATCCGAATTGGTTGGATTGGGATTAATTAATCAAACAGACATCAAGAATCAGGATCCGAATTGGCCTGCGTATAAAAAGTACTTCATGCATGGCACCTCCCATCACTTAGGACTAGACGTACACGATGTGGGTACGATGCATTTTCCGATAAAGGAAGGAATGGTCTTTACTGTAGAGCCAGGAATTTACATCCCAGAAGAAGGGTTCGGGGTAAGATTGGAAAATAACATTGTGGTTCAAAAGGACGGTTATTTTGACTTGATGGGTAATATTCCTATTGAGGCCGAGGAGATTGAGGACTTGATGAATCGTTAA
- a CDS encoding M16 family metallopeptidase: MNLTIRELPNGIRIVHQEVTHTRLVHCGFILNIGSRDESKEQEGLAHFWEHMAFKGTHKRKNFHIINRLESLGGELNAYTTKEKVCFYASVLKDHYAKAADLLFDITFNSTFPEKQIEKERQVILEEMSMYRDSPDDSIQDELDALIFANHALGRNILGTEETVAKFSQQDFFDFISSRFDTSQIIFSVVGNISLDKALKAIERPLSEVRTKHTLYVRSGFHDYKPVQKTIKRDITQSLCAMGRPAYSLHHPKRFKLYLLNNILGGPSMNSRLNLSLREKYGYVYSIESSYQPFSDTGFFGIFFGTEEKTLKKAQSIVVREMEKLRTKKLGTLQLHMAKEQAIGQMAMAEENYAGLMLVYGKSLLDHGKIDPLDRIFEQIQQSTAEELLEISQEIFDPSQLTQLTYIPE, translated from the coding sequence ATGAATTTGACAATCAGAGAGCTGCCAAATGGCATCCGCATCGTTCACCAAGAGGTCACCCATACCCGACTGGTCCATTGCGGATTTATTCTGAATATCGGAAGTAGGGATGAGAGTAAAGAACAGGAAGGACTTGCGCACTTTTGGGAGCACATGGCTTTTAAAGGAACGCACAAACGGAAAAATTTCCACATTATCAATCGCTTGGAATCACTCGGAGGTGAGCTGAATGCCTATACAACCAAAGAAAAAGTCTGCTTCTATGCCTCCGTCCTGAAAGATCATTATGCAAAAGCTGCTGATTTATTATTTGACATCACTTTCAATAGCACCTTCCCCGAAAAGCAAATTGAAAAAGAGCGCCAGGTAATTTTAGAGGAAATGTCGATGTATCGAGACTCTCCGGATGACTCGATTCAAGATGAATTGGATGCGCTGATTTTCGCCAACCATGCCTTGGGCAGAAATATTCTTGGTACAGAAGAGACGGTTGCTAAGTTTTCTCAGCAAGATTTCTTTGATTTTATTTCGTCCAGGTTTGACACTTCCCAAATTATTTTCTCTGTCGTGGGAAATATCTCTCTCGACAAAGCCCTAAAGGCGATCGAACGCCCACTTTCTGAAGTTCGCACCAAACATACCCTTTATGTTCGAAGTGGATTTCATGACTACAAACCGGTTCAAAAGACCATAAAACGTGATATCACCCAATCCCTTTGTGCGATGGGTAGACCAGCCTATTCGCTTCATCATCCCAAAAGATTCAAGCTTTATCTCTTGAATAATATCTTAGGCGGTCCAAGTATGAATAGCCGACTTAATTTATCCCTAAGGGAAAAATACGGCTATGTGTATTCCATTGAGTCCAGCTATCAGCCTTTTTCGGACACCGGTTTTTTTGGGATTTTCTTTGGAACGGAAGAAAAAACCCTGAAAAAAGCACAATCCATTGTCGTTAGAGAAATGGAAAAACTCCGAACCAAAAAACTGGGAACCTTGCAACTTCACATGGCCAAAGAACAGGCCATTGGACAAATGGCAATGGCTGAAGAAAACTATGCTGGCCTGATGTTGGTCTATGGCAAAAGCCTTCTTGATCATGGGAAAATTGATCCCTTAGACCGTATCTTTGAGCAAATCCAGCAAAGTACTGCAGAGGAACTATTGGAAATTTCCCAAGAGATTTTTGACCCCAGCCAGTTGACGCAACTGACCTATATCCCTGAATAA
- a CDS encoding O-methyltransferase, producing the protein MEFISPELLAYCEAHTTEEDTLLKKITRETQAKVLMPRMLSGHLQGKFLELLVKMLNPKVILEIGTYTGYSGICLARGLSKSGKLITLDINDELETMVRGFFEESGLAKQIDYRLGNARDLIPSLDGPFDLVFIDADKFYYAEYFDLVIEKLSPGGIILADNVLWSGKILTQPGQKIDKDTQALLDFNRKIQEDPRVENILLPIRDGLLMARKHHER; encoded by the coding sequence ATGGAATTTATTTCCCCAGAACTTCTAGCGTATTGCGAAGCGCATACCACAGAAGAAGACACCTTACTCAAGAAAATAACCCGAGAGACACAGGCGAAAGTCCTGATGCCACGCATGCTCTCAGGGCATTTGCAGGGAAAATTTCTGGAACTTCTGGTCAAAATGCTGAACCCCAAAGTCATTCTCGAAATAGGAACTTACACCGGATATTCTGGAATTTGCCTTGCTCGAGGACTTTCCAAATCAGGCAAGCTGATTACTTTGGATATCAATGATGAACTAGAAACGATGGTCCGCGGATTTTTTGAAGAAAGTGGACTCGCCAAGCAAATCGACTACCGGCTCGGAAATGCGAGAGACTTGATTCCTTCGCTAGATGGACCATTTGACCTCGTATTTATCGATGCAGACAAATTTTACTACGCCGAATACTTTGATTTAGTCATCGAAAAATTGAGCCCTGGCGGGATCATATTAGCCGACAATGTGCTCTGGTCAGGGAAAATTCTTACCCAACCGGGACAAAAGATAGACAAGGACACCCAAGCTTTACTTGATTTTAATCGAAAAATCCAGGAAGATCCACGAGTCGAAAATATTCTTTTACCCATTCGAGATGGCCTTTTAATGGCCAGAAAACACCACGAGAGGTAA
- a CDS encoding lytic transglycosylase domain-containing protein yields the protein MTSSKPLFILFYLILSIPSIVFGQIPQVPAQLEFADLTISITPQARREIQLDVDAQYRNPSYFKVKQDRVNLFMPIVERELRAVGVPEDLKYLVIQESGLIGDAVSTSNAVGFWQFKQGTAEEVGLRVDGQVDERKSIAASTRGAATYLKKHNGVLNNWMTALVSYQMGLGGAKAYFGNQYSGKKTIEVDRNTHWYFKKYLAHKIAYEGQIGYFASNQQLSEVQIQGPSTFAALAKRFGVSEDHLKEYNKWAVSGKIPAGNHTLYLIKDGKLPVEPTVQKSTGTTPKTTSTASTTKASPSYKQANSYPRISGNTTKANEPNQITVNDLEGVQAAKSASPGRFAEQIGMKEKKFRKLNDLQEEESVEPGKYYYTEKKKTSAEVATHIVQPGESLWSISQKYGIRLATLKSKNRIRKDSELKPGMVLNLQEPRKRGESIPIIQVEDAKPTQQTRIETQAPPVQETSTPSQRIEKEQEVEKPSSTPRYHTVSQGETLFSISRKYSVTVDQLKSWNKIGSNNLISIGQKLIILNP from the coding sequence ATGACTTCCAGCAAGCCTTTATTCATTCTTTTCTACCTCATCCTTTCCATTCCAAGTATTGTTTTTGGGCAAATTCCTCAAGTACCAGCCCAGTTGGAATTTGCAGATTTGACGATAAGCATCACTCCTCAGGCGAGAAGGGAAATCCAGCTAGATGTGGACGCCCAATATCGAAACCCGTCCTACTTTAAAGTAAAGCAAGATCGGGTTAATCTCTTTATGCCCATTGTCGAGCGAGAACTTCGAGCTGTTGGGGTTCCCGAAGACTTAAAATATTTAGTAATCCAAGAAAGCGGGTTGATCGGAGATGCTGTTTCCACTTCCAATGCTGTAGGATTTTGGCAATTCAAGCAAGGAACAGCAGAGGAAGTTGGGCTAAGAGTTGATGGTCAAGTCGACGAGCGAAAAAGCATTGCCGCCTCCACGCGTGGGGCTGCCACCTATTTGAAAAAGCACAACGGGGTTTTGAATAATTGGATGACTGCTTTGGTTTCCTATCAAATGGGATTGGGCGGTGCCAAAGCGTATTTTGGAAACCAATATTCAGGGAAGAAAACCATAGAAGTAGATCGAAATACACATTGGTACTTCAAAAAATACTTGGCTCACAAAATCGCTTACGAAGGCCAAATTGGCTATTTCGCATCAAACCAGCAGCTTTCTGAAGTTCAAATCCAAGGTCCCAGCACATTTGCAGCACTTGCTAAGCGGTTTGGCGTAAGTGAAGATCATCTCAAAGAATACAATAAATGGGCGGTAAGCGGAAAAATTCCGGCAGGAAATCATACCCTCTATTTGATCAAAGATGGAAAACTCCCAGTAGAACCCACTGTTCAAAAAAGTACTGGAACTACCCCAAAAACCACTTCAACGGCTTCCACTACAAAGGCTAGCCCCAGCTATAAACAGGCTAATTCCTATCCAAGAATCTCAGGGAATACGACCAAAGCCAACGAGCCCAACCAGATCACGGTCAATGATCTCGAGGGTGTCCAAGCTGCCAAATCAGCATCCCCTGGTCGATTTGCAGAGCAAATCGGAATGAAGGAAAAGAAGTTTCGAAAATTGAATGATCTCCAAGAAGAGGAGTCGGTGGAGCCCGGAAAATATTATTACACAGAAAAGAAAAAAACATCCGCAGAAGTCGCTACTCATATCGTTCAACCGGGAGAATCCCTATGGTCAATTTCACAGAAATATGGGATTCGATTAGCCACCTTGAAGTCCAAAAATAGAATCCGAAAAGACTCGGAATTAAAACCAGGAATGGTACTTAATCTTCAAGAACCAAGAAAACGAGGAGAATCCATTCCTATAATTCAGGTAGAAGATGCCAAACCAACTCAGCAAACCCGAATAGAGACTCAAGCTCCTCCTGTTCAAGAAACCTCTACTCCAAGTCAAAGGATTGAGAAAGAACAAGAAGTAGAAAAGCCATCCTCAACTCCTAGATATCATACAGTAAGTCAGGGTGAAACCCTATTTTCAATTTCCAGAAAATACAGTGTTACCGTAGACCAACTTAAGTCTTGGAATAAGATTGGCAGCAACAATCTCATCTCAATCGGCCAAAAATTGATCATTTTAAATCCCTAG
- a CDS encoding DUF3078 domain-containing protein: protein MHRIILLIGVFLIGFFQNSQAQDLKIIPDTVLINGDTLLMLGDSILIKEPKKEIFWKTGGNYNLNIQQVTLSNWAAGGASTFALNTGISLFANYKKESKVWDTQLNVNLGFNRQGERDFKTRKTNDNFVFISNYGRQLSEKLYLTTQIDARTQLLSGYKYTRPAGSESEIRTKISDLLSPGYIQSSTGLNYRKTYENKSKLSIIGSPFTGRFTIVMDDSLSRAGAFGVIPGENVRAEAGVSLAAGVTDFVLMENVTWKADLNLFSNYERLGNMVVNFNSAIRMKVNKYISTRIETILIYDEKVLITQNDGSRKQAVQLQNLINFGISLDL, encoded by the coding sequence ATGCATCGAATCATTCTTCTGATAGGGGTTTTCCTAATCGGTTTTTTTCAAAATTCACAAGCACAAGACTTAAAGATCATTCCGGATACGGTGTTGATCAATGGAGATACGCTGCTTATGCTTGGAGATTCCATTTTAATCAAGGAACCTAAGAAAGAAATCTTCTGGAAAACAGGGGGAAACTACAACCTCAACATTCAACAGGTTACGTTGAGTAATTGGGCAGCTGGGGGTGCAAGTACCTTTGCCCTCAATACCGGGATTTCGCTTTTCGCCAATTATAAGAAAGAATCAAAAGTCTGGGATACTCAATTAAATGTCAATTTGGGTTTTAACCGACAAGGGGAACGGGATTTTAAGACCCGAAAAACCAATGACAACTTTGTATTTATCAGTAACTACGGGCGGCAATTGTCTGAGAAATTATACCTAACAACTCAAATTGACGCGAGAACACAACTACTCTCAGGCTATAAATACACTCGCCCGGCAGGAAGTGAAAGTGAAATCCGAACCAAAATTTCTGACCTGCTATCGCCGGGTTATATTCAATCCTCAACGGGTCTCAACTATCGAAAAACATACGAAAACAAAAGTAAGCTTTCGATAATTGGCTCTCCATTTACTGGGCGATTTACAATTGTAATGGACGATTCTTTGAGTCGGGCAGGTGCTTTTGGGGTGATACCAGGAGAAAATGTGCGTGCCGAAGCCGGGGTATCTCTAGCTGCTGGAGTCACCGATTTTGTCTTGATGGAAAATGTCACTTGGAAGGCAGACCTCAATCTTTTCTCCAATTATGAACGCTTGGGAAATATGGTGGTTAACTTTAACTCTGCCATCCGAATGAAAGTAAACAAATACATTTCTACCAGAATTGAGACCATTTTGATTTACGACGAAAAAGTCTTGATCACCCAAAATGATGGTAGTCGAAAACAAGCCGTCCAACTCCAAAATCTAATCAATTTTGGGATTTCGCTTGACCTCTAA